GAATTCGAGATACGGACCACTTGTTTCTAGAGCTCCCTTTGCTGAGGGAGAAGTTGGAGAGTTATATCAATAGTATGTCAGTGGCTGGATCTTGGAGTCAAAATGCTATCCAAGCTACAAAAGCATGGTTAAAGGAAGGATTGAAACCTCGATGTATAACAAGGGATCTTAAATGGGGAGTTCCTGTCCCCCATGAGAAGTATAAAGATAAGGTAGTAAATTCAGATTCTGAAGTTATAGAATTAGACTGCAACCTAGAAAGTATTGTTACAAGTTATTCCATAAATTTGTTGGTATATGAAAATCAATCTTAACCAATGGTATTTTCTATGAAGGTTttttatgtttggtttgatgCCCCAATTGGTTATGTCTCGATCACTGCATGTTACACTGCTGATTGGGAAAGGTGGTGGAAGGATCCCGAAAATGTGGAGCTGTATCAATTTATGGGCAAGGATAATGTACCCTTCCACACTGTAAGATTGGTTCCTGTGCTCTGTTTGTAACTGCTTTTGCCATAACTAACTAATTCTATTTCTAGGCTTTCTTTTATGACCTCGTGAAAGTATCAAATTTTGTTTGTTAAGTGCCTCGGAACCTGTTAGTGCTGTGGTTATTTATGTTCCTTCTgagcttaaaaaaattatttttgactCTATAATACTCTCTAGTTTATATCCTCTTGTGGTCATTCTATTCTCTGTTTACTAGTATGCTTTTTTTCACAAGGGATATATTATGTTCATTGTTATTGGCATGTTTTAATGCTTAGATTCTTAATATTACGTTCAGGTTATGTTTCCTTCTACTCTTCTTGGAACTGGTGAAAATTGGACAATGATGAAGACTATAAGTGTAACTGAGTATTTAAACTATGAATCAGGTATGACAAACCATAGCCATATGTTTCTCTTGTTATTGGTTTTCTTGGCAGTATTGCAccgtatattttttattattacaccGTGCTGGGTTTTAATTATCTGTTAGGTAAAGTgaaaataattctattaataatgataataaaattccTACTGCCAAACAAGCCTGAAACTTCATAAGGTAATTATCAGCATTTTCTATGCCTAGTTGAATTCTGTTTATCATGTCGTGCCTGACCAGAACTATGAAGTGTGACtataattattagaaaatattttacCACCTGGCTTGTATATCTTGGCTATTTGGGAATGTGTTTTTCATAAGTATTGCAATTTCTATGCCAAGATAGGGAGCTTTTTGAAAATGGGCAGGTAATTTTTTACCATGAGAGCACTGGCAAACATCATAGAATGAGTGTAGCATATGTTAATGCGTCTTACTTTAGGCCACTCCACTATTTGGTTTACTCCATCCATCATTGTGAATCTATCTCCATAAATGCTTAAGAAGATTGGAAACTACTCATAGTTTTCGGGCCTTAACGAAATTTCGATGGAGATGTAATTTCCAAAAAACTGCCTGTATCCCATTTACATGTATTGGAAATTTTTATTGGTGTAATTTTTGCAATTATTGCTCCAGtactattgttttttaaatattcaaggGGATTCTCTTAATCTCTCCCGTGAGTCGCAATTGATCATTCTTGAAGTGGTTCTCTTATCAAAGTTTAGTTTAATGCTTCTTTagtatttaaatttgatttttctttccttgTCCAAGGAAAGTTGGAATGAAAGGACTCCTTCACCATGTAAAGGTATCTGGGGATTAATTTTTGGGTATCTAACCCAAGACTGACCACATAAAGTACCGTGAATTGGCTATTGGCTTGTTTAATTGTTGAATAATGCCAAGGCAATTATAGACCTGAACTCAAGCTTTTAATGAGGACCTAAGTTTGACCACTGCAGGTGTCAGTGATGCTTGTGAGTCAAACTCTTTGTATTGCAGTGGCGCACGTGTTGACAATGCTGAAAAAACCTCTGTTGTTTGTGCATCATAGTTTATTTTGGAAATCTACTTTTCATGCGCCATATAACCTAAAGAAAATATCTTGTCAAATTTTTGGCAATGGCCACAAGTTATTCTTCAATCATTATCTTGAATTATACTTTTTCCATCTGCCCTTTTGGCATTTTCTTAAATTGCATCATTGAGGTTGATATTTGACTTGACTATAGTATATGATCCTGATTGCGGAGTGCTAATGTGACATCTCGGCTAAAATTTTTCTATTGTATTGTTTCTTAAAACAGAGTGTTTATGTCAAGGAATAAGAATTTGAGTTTATTGATTATTTCTCTTTCTATCTGGGGAAAAATTCAGGAAAATTTTCTAAAAGCAAAGGCATTGGAGTTTTTGGTAATGATGCGAAGGATACAAATATTCCTGCTGAAGTTTGGCGGTACTATTTGTTGACTAACAGACCTGAGGTGAGTCTTATAGCAAACAATCAGTGTGCTTGAACCAACCATccctatttctttcttttctccctATGGTACAGTTAATTTTGTGAATCTTCTCTAATCCAGGTATCAGATACATTGTTCACTTGGGCAGATTTGCAAGCTAAGCTAAATAGTGAGCTACTTAATAATTTAGGGAATTTTATCAATCGTGTATTGAGCTTCATTGCCAAACCATCAGGTTAGATAGTAAAtctgttttatattttatatctgCGATAAACTGTTGACAACGTAATGGAAATTGATCCAAATGAataccatttaatttaatttatttttatgttttttttttccttttgagtaTTTCTGCAGGATCAGGATATGACTCTACCATTCCTGAAGTGCTTGATGCAGACTCtcatcttccaacaaaaacttTAGCAGAGAAAGTTAGCAAACATATTGAACAGTACCTTGATTCCTTGGAAAAGGTAATTCTTGCATTTGGTTTACAGTAATTTTTCACTCGTGTGTTTGAACGTTTGACTATTAATGGCATTCTGTCATCACCATTTTCTAGGTATAGTCTCAAATGTATAATTTGTATCTTATGCCAGGTCAAACTGAAAGAAGGTCTGAAAACTGCTATGAGCATTTCTGGAGAGGGGAATGCATATCTACAGGTGAGGTcttatataaaattatcttcTGCTTCAATGCTTGGTTATGTCCCCGCTTAAAACTTCTATTTAAAATGTGTAATGTAGGAAAGCCAATTTTGGAAACTTTACAAGGAAGATCCAACTTCATGTGCTATTGTGATGAAGACTTCTGTTGGGCTAGTTTTTCTTCTTGCGTCTTTATTGGAACCTTTTATGCCCTCCTTCTCTGTTGAAGTGAGTCATTTTAGCAAATTTGTCCCCTTCTATCTTCCCTTCCCTTCTTCTATATGTCATTTGGAGCTCTAACCTTTTCTTTGAATGCTATATAAGGTACTAAAGCAGCTTAATATATCGCCTGAAGAGAAGTTGACATTCTGTGATGAGAAAGGAGAGACAGATAAGGCAAAAAGACCATGGGATTTAATACCTTCTGGCCATGTAATAGGAAAACCGGAGCCACTATTCAAGGAACTTGTAAGTGTACATTTCATGTTGTCTTTTGTCAGGTTTTGTTGTGTCTTAGAAACTTTGCATAGTTTCTATATTTGTGTTGCATTTGAGACCTTCATTTGCTAATCTAACCAATGGTCTTGCAGAGAGATGATGAAGTAGAACTTTTCAGGCAGAGATTTTCTGGAAGTCAAGCTGACCGAAAAGAAAAAGCAGAAGCTGATGCAAAAAAGATTGCTGGACAGCTGAAGGCCACAAAAATATCAGGTTTAGTATAGTTTCTCTGCTAAACAAATCAGAGCGTTTTGTATGACTTAACTAAGAATAAAAAGTACATATTCAGAGAAATTTGTAATAGTATTATTAGACTTGAAATTAAATTCTAGCTTGATTAACGGTGGGATTAGATCATGTAACATAATATATTGTAGGAAGTTGATTGCCAGAGGCTAAGGATAAAATTAGAAATGAGTTAAGGAACTTGCCAAAGCACTAGCAATTTGATGAGGCTTAAGTAAAAAACACAAGGCTGTAAACTGATTCTAAAAGCTTTTCTCACAATGGCAAAACTTAGATACTACTgcaataatgaataattttatttaaggtGGCATGTCCTTGATTGTTACTTCTTCGCTGTTTATTCATGGTTCTATTTATGCCAGCTGTATGATGCCGAGTATTTCACTGTCCTGTGCTTGCAGAGggaaatacaaagaaaaaatctACGACTGCTACCAAAGCAAAGGCCACTGTTGCAGATATTTCTGTTTCCCGGCTTGATATTCGTGTTGGTGTCATTAAGAAGGTTCAGAAACATCCAGACGCTGATTCGCTTTATGTGGAAGAGATTGATGTGGGAGAAGAATCTACGAGAACAGTAGTTAGCGGGTTGGTCAAATACATTCCTCTTGAAGAAATGCAGGTTATTCATCCATTCTTGGCCCTTCTATCTTTTAATATTATCttatctcttgttcttatgagCATTGTTCCACCAGGATCGGAAAGTCTGTGTTCTTTGCAATCTAAAACCAGCCAGCATGAGGGGTATCAAGTCTCATGCAATGGTATTAGCTGCATCCAATGGAGATCACACAAAAGTAAGCCTTGATGTCTCTCAATGCTCAGTTTTCTGGTTCAAGTTACCTCTCTATTCTAATGTTAATCAATAATGCCTCCTGTTGTTTCTGTATTGCATTGGCTTTTGAATGAATGCATCCTGTTGTTGTTTCTGTGTTGGGTTGTTTTTCTCCATTACCAGATGGCAACTGCACAACATGCATGGATTGCTTGTACAATTTCTGAACTTAAACCTGTGCTCAGACACTGAAGTATCAAATGAACTTTCTGATTTTAGGTAGAACTAGTGGAGCCGCCGGCATCTGCGGTGGTTGGTGAACGGGTGACTTTCACTGGATATGCCGGTGAGCCTGATGGTGTGTTAAACCCAAAGCACAAGGTGTGGGAGACGGTCCAACCGGACTTGCACACAGATGCGGAGTTGGTGGCCTGTTATAAAGATGTGCCCTTCACGACATCGGCGGGCATATGCAAGGTCTCATCCATTGCTAGTGGGGCCATAAGGTAGGTCATGTTCTTCCCAGATCTTGTCGGAAATGTTATTGCAACTGTTTTGTAGCTTTagagcttttgtttttttggagcTTTG
The DNA window shown above is from Dioscorea cayenensis subsp. rotundata cultivar TDr96_F1 chromosome 12, TDr96_F1_v2_PseudoChromosome.rev07_lg8_w22 25.fasta, whole genome shotgun sequence and carries:
- the LOC120273786 gene encoding probable methionine--tRNA ligase yields the protein MADVSEKEKGSPKLPIPGHRNILITSALPYVNNVPHLGNIIGCVLSADVFARFCRLRGYNVIYICGTDEYGTATETKAMEENCTPKEICDKYHAIHKEVYKWFGISFDEFGRTSSPQQTEVCQQIFHTLMENGWLSENTMQQLFCDTCKRFLADRLVEGTCPTLNCNYESARGDQCEKCGKLLNPTELLDPKCKVCKNTPRIRDTDHLFLELPLLREKLESYINSMSVAGSWSQNAIQATKAWLKEGLKPRCITRDLKWGVPVPHEKYKDKVFYVWFDAPIGYVSITACYTADWERWWKDPENVELYQFMGKDNVPFHTVMFPSTLLGTGENWTMMKTISVTEYLNYESGKFSKSKGIGVFGNDAKDTNIPAEVWRYYLLTNRPEVSDTLFTWADLQAKLNSELLNNLGNFINRVLSFIAKPSGSGYDSTIPEVLDADSHLPTKTLAEKVSKHIEQYLDSLEKVKLKEGLKTAMSISGEGNAYLQESQFWKLYKEDPTSCAIVMKTSVGLVFLLASLLEPFMPSFSVEVLKQLNISPEEKLTFCDEKGETDKAKRPWDLIPSGHVIGKPEPLFKELRDDEVELFRQRFSGSQADRKEKAEADAKKIAGQLKATKISEGNTKKKSTTATKAKATVADISVSRLDIRVGVIKKVQKHPDADSLYVEEIDVGEESTRTVVSGLVKYIPLEEMQDRKVCVLCNLKPASMRGIKSHAMVLAASNGDHTKVELVEPPASAVVGERVTFTGYAGEPDGVLNPKHKVWETVQPDLHTDAELVACYKDVPFTTSAGICKVSSIASGAIR